CCATAATCGGAGTAGGACTATAGgattttttatcatataatctATGAAGCCCAAATACATGATACGATACGCtgataaagaaaaattttaaaattcaagatacgatacggctgagaTACTTAGGAATAAAACTCAAACTACATATCAAAACTCAAACTACAAAATATGGAATAAAactcaaaagcaaaaaaaattggcGGAAAACCTAGACCAAACAGACATAGAAAAACGATAAGGCACAACAATGATATCGCAATGACACAACAAAACACTAGCATTgttctcaaacaaacaaaaatacacaaaatagATGGCGACaacaatagaaatataaatgtaagtaatattgataataGATAAAGCGacaattagtcaattacatatatgatatatcctaAATAGAAAGCATCATTACTtagtcaattatatatataccaaaatataatagaaacatCAGGTAGCCCCCACATATCGATTTTTCCACTGCATATCCCTAGTATCTCAGATGTATCTGAAAAGTATTGGataattggttaaaaaaaattaatcttcggatactctTCTGCTACGTATCAGGTAATATCGGGTAGGTATCAGTGCATGACACACAGGAATACGATACATCATCTATTTTGAAGTAGCTAGGCTTGAGAGCATATAATATAACCTCTataaaattgcttttctaacGTCAGAACGTTCGTAAAAACACATGAAAGTTACGAAATTGCCGCTGAAGGTAGTTAATTGCAGTTGGGAGCCAgcacagttaactaccgctggctCTCAGCTGCGATTAACAACAACTGGCTTTGCTGCACTTAAGTATTTAACATGTGtgcaaaaaataatgaaaaaattcaacctttatataattttttcagaTGCGCAGTTGGAAAAATATTACGATTTTACgcgttttggtaaaaaattcaaaatagattGAGGCTTATTCAAAATACTGTGTAAATTTGCAGAtcctctatatgtatttttatagaggagtctgcaaaaaaacatttcaaattcaatttctagGTTGATGTTTTAGTGTCATGAGTTTTAGGcgcgttaaaaattcatatttaatccgttCTTTgtcgaaaaattcaaattttttgtgggctatgttttttttttggtcctaAACATGAGTGCAAAAAGTCGTGAAAAACTCAACCTCTAAGTCACTTTTTTGGACTcacacttgaaaaaaaattgcatttttgcactgttcggtcgaaaaatcaaaataagtcGAGATTTAGTCGAAATTCTACGAAACTTTACAcatctctataaaaatacatatatagaaTGTGCAAAGTTCCGTAACATTCCGAACAAgtctcaaatttttttattttttaaaccaaaACGCGCAAAATCCTAATTAACGGGGCAATTTTGGAATTTCCTTATGCTTGTAATTTCggtattatattaaattattaaagaaatttgGGTGTAACAGGAAGTTTTAGGGGTGTAACTAGAAAGagtcaaaaaaacaattatttaacctCAAGCTTTCTTCGCATTTGAAACACACAgagcaattttttttccctctctCTCTCGTCTTCGAATTCTCACTCTCGCGATCTTCCATTGCTTCACTTTTCTCTTCTCGATCCTTCGTCCTCTTCTCCTGAATTGAGGTACACCTATTGTTCATAGATTACTATATTTAGGACGCTCTTCTCGTTCGTTCTATTTCAAAAATTTCTCTTCCAATTTTAGggttttcaattttattctaggtttttatttcaattttagttttttgggtTGTTCTGATTGGTTTCTTTTGGGTAccttttttgttgaattttctataaaaatgacgggttgtttttttcttcttgcatCAGAGCATTGGAAAGATTGAGATATCACATGAACTTCTGTTTTCCACTTATGAATCAAAACACTGACAATTTTACATTGaagtttgtttctttgtttatattttttatttaaatgtttttgttttggtataGAAATTCAATGGATACTGTAAGAAGCCTGAAAATCAAGACGAGTACCTGCAAACGACTTGTGAAGGAGCTGCATTCTTATGAAAAGGAAGTTGAGAGAGAAGCTGCCAAAACAGCTGATATGAAGAACAAAGGAGCTGACCCTTATGATCTCAAGCAGCAGGCATGCCTAAAAATTGTGCTTCATGCATTGATTTAACTTCTTATTGTTTTCGAATTGATTACTGTTTTAGAAaagcttataagttataataaaaaaatcttaatttttgtACAGACggattttcataattttaataaGACAATTTGTGGTGTTTGCCATCAGTTTGTCATTTTCTTTCCTGtgtaaaaaagataattatgtATTATGCTGGCCTGATTGGACAGGAAAATGTGCTAGGTGAGTCAAGGAT
Above is a genomic segment from Medicago truncatula cultivar Jemalong A17 chromosome 5, MtrunA17r5.0-ANR, whole genome shotgun sequence containing:
- the LOC11442497 gene encoding tubulin-folding cofactor A — its product is MDTVRSLKIKTSTCKRLVKELHSYEKEVEREAAKTADMKNKGADPYDLKQQENVLGESRMMIPDCRKRLEAALEDLKGILGELLNETDKKESPEIDEARNIIVEVEKVFETIEA